Genomic DNA from Sphingobium sp. WTD-1:
GGGCGAAGCCGTCGCTGGTCTTGGTGGCATGGCGCACTTCGCCGGCCAGCATCCGCGCGGTGGGATAGGCAAGCAACTGGCGTTCGGCATCGCGGATGATGGCGCGGGGCGTGCGGCCATCCTGCCCCAGGAAGCCATGGGCAGCGTCGGCAAAGCGGTTCCGCGGCAGGCCGGCATCAATCAGCAGCACATCCTGCCGCGCGCGGGCGAGCTGCATCGCCGCCGACTGGCCGGCAAAGCTGCCGCCGATCACGATCACGTCATGCATGGGTCTTCCTTTCAATGGCTGCGTCGAATCACGATACTTGATAAGTTACATAATCGCGCCTCGCGCATTTGCAACAAATGATGTTGCGTGATAGGCGGGCGGGAAAGGAGACGCCTGCGATGCAGCTGGATGCGCGCCTGTCGAGAATGCTGCATATCCTGATCCATATGGATCGACTGGACGGCCCGATGACGTCGGAGCTGGCGGCGCAGATGCTGCGTACCAATCCGGTGGTGGTGCGACGGACCATGGCGGGCCTGCGCGACGCAGGCTATGTTCGCTCGGAAAAGGGGCATGGCGGCGGCTGGACCCTGGCCCGTCCGCTCGACGCGATCCGCATCCTCGACATTTATCGCGCGGTGGGCGAGCCGCGGATCTTCTC
This window encodes:
- a CDS encoding Rrf2 family transcriptional regulator, with product MQLDARLSRMLHILIHMDRLDGPMTSELAAQMLRTNPVVVRRTMAGLRDAGYVRSEKGHGGGWTLARPLDAIRILDIYRAVGEPRIFSIGPADPDPQCLVEQAVNASMAAAMQEAEAMLIARLGQVTLAQIAADFDQRYAALLATGAIEPLTGH